GTTTCTTCATCTTTTCGGCTAGGCCATGAAATCCAGGGACCGCGTTTGCCTTCCATCACACCGCAGGAAACCCGTACCGCATTGTTAAAATCAACAGATGCATTGACCTTTCGTGATGACTGGCTTCTTAACGGCGAGAAATTAGTGATTTTGAATGAAATAGATTTAGATGTTTTTTTAGATGGCTTCCCACTCTTGATTGCCTTTTCTATCTCATCACTCGCCTGTTTTGTGAGTGTCTCAAACTGCGGGTATTCCTTGCCTCGTTTTGATACATACACCGGATATTTCAGTGTGGTCTTGCCTTCCAGTTTTATTACCTGTATCTCTTTTACCTTGATACAGTCGTTTAAGACAATTGTTGCCATCTCTTTTACCGCACCTTCATCAACCGGTATTTTCTCTACACTGGTTACATAAATCTCACCAGTTTTTGCACTACCCCCACCCTTATCAGTTTCTTCATCTGCTGTATACAGTGAACTGTAGAGAAAAACCAATACACTACCAACAACTGCTAATCCCAACCCACCAAACATCTTACGCATTTTTGCCTCCTCTCTTGTAGGCTACCCCTTAAGGGGTATAGAGTAGACGGCAATTAATTGCCGTCTACCAGCTTCGCGTTTTATTGTAGTTGCAAGGTCCCCTCGCTATATTTAGGCAGGGAGACCCTGCTACTACTTCTACAATAGATTACGAAGTATGAATCAGTGTCCCAAAGCCCTTATCTAACGCAAACATAATTTCCTGATGACGTTTTTCTGCTATTTCCATAACTTCCCGATGCCTTTTTTCTGCTCGTTCATCCATTTTAATAAATTGTGATACAACTTCCTGATGTCTTTGTTCTGCCCTTTCATCCATTTTTCTAAATCCTTCATCCATCTTACGAATTGATTCTTCTATCTTATTGAACACTCTTCCGTTTTGTTTTAATACTCTGGACAAAACAACTGATAGATATGCCCCAAGTCCTGCAAAATAAATACTCAATAAAATCTGCCATAAACCCATACTTCACCTCAATTAATTTCAAATTCCAAATTCCAAATCCAAGTTGACGATTTAAGATTAAGATTAAAGATACAATCACGCCAAGTGCGTGAAACTACTTTTACTTTATCTGGTTTTTTTCTGTTTTTCGTCAAGTTTCTGTTTGGCTAATTCTATTTTCCTTTTTGCTTCTTCGTGATTCGGGTCAAGTTTTAGTACCTCTTGCCAGCCGGCAATTGCAAGTTCATATTCACCTTTCTGGAAATGCTTGTATGCAGATTCATAATGCAGTTTCATTAGCGCTTGCCGTCGTTCCGGCGTTAATTCAGGTGCTTCCGCCGGTGTTTCTTCAACAGCAGTTGGTTGTGGAGCAGGTGGTGGCGGTGGTAGAATTTCAGCCGGTTTTTCTTCTTTTGGTTTTTCTCTTTTTCCCTTTTCCCTTTTCACTTTAACCTGCTTTTCTGCCGGTTCCCCCCCTTGCCTGAATGTTAACGATAGCCGATGACTGCCTGAAGTATCCGCAAGTTGTAAAGGCCACAAAAACGCATAATCCAGTTGGATACCGATATTTAGTATTACTTTATTGAAGGAGAACCCGGCGGTAATTTCACGGTCGCTTCCACCCAACCGTGCTGAATATGTATGTTTACTAAACCATGTTTCTAACCCGCCAGCAATTTTTATATCCACAACATTATTTTCCGGTTTTCTGTATGAGAAATCTACTGTAGATACAATATCTTCAACAAATTTCCATTTCTCAATTTTGTAAGCGAGCCCTGCACGGTATTCCTGTGGTACAAAATCTTTGTGATACAAGCCGACATCTGCTTTCACAAGATTTTTTACTGCTAACCCGATAGCGAGCCGTTCTGAAAAAGGCAACAGCAGAATCCCGATATCAGTTGTGAATGCGCCTGCAGATGTCCCGTTTGCGAACACAGGGTCTTTTAGCGATTTTGTTCGTTCATCCAAAATATATTTATGTAGCAGATATTTTATTGAGAACCCGCCAAGTATTGGGAAAGGTGGCTCTTTGTCCCAGAAAAATGGTGCAGTATCGTTCGCATAGCCGAGTGCAAAGGTATCCTCGCGAT
This DNA window, taken from Elusimicrobiota bacterium, encodes the following:
- a CDS encoding septation protein SpoVG family protein, with protein sequence MRKMFGGLGLAVVGSVLVFLYSSLYTADEETDKGGGSAKTGEIYVTSVEKIPVDEGAVKEMATIVLNDCIKVKEIQVIKLEGKTTLKYPVYVSKRGKEYPQFETLTKQASDEIEKAIKSGKPSKKTSKSISFKITNFSPLRSQSSRKVNASVDFNNAVRVSCGVMEGKRGPWISWPSRKDEETGKWKKQVLIINKKVKDVVEKSLLDKYRTAGSEESSEDE